The proteins below come from a single Tachypleus tridentatus isolate NWPU-2018 chromosome 13, ASM421037v1, whole genome shotgun sequence genomic window:
- the LOC143237106 gene encoding LOW QUALITY PROTEIN: large ribosomal subunit protein uL24-like (The sequence of the model RefSeq protein was modified relative to this genomic sequence to represent the inferred CDS: inserted 1 base in 1 codon): MKMNKLVTSSRRKNRKRHFNAPSHIRRKIMSAPLTKELRQKYGVRSIPIRKDDEVQVVRGHYKGQQIGKVVQCYRKKYVVYIERIQREKANGASVYVGIHPSKVVIVKLKMDKDRXKILERRAKGRQFSDKGKHTEESVAMETA, from the exons ATGAAGATGAATAAGCTGGTCACTTCCTCTCGTAGGAAAAACAGAAAGAGACACTTTAATGCCCCATCCCACATCAGAAGGAAAATCATGAGTGCTCCTCTGACAAAAGAGCTAAGACAGAAATATGGTGTGCGTAGCATCCCTATTCGAAAGGATGATGAAGTTCAG gtGGTGAGGGGTCATTACAAAGGACAGCAGATTGGAAAAGTTGTCCAGTGTTATCGTAAGAAGTACGTAGTTTATATTGAAAGAATTCAGAGAGAGAAGGCCAATGGTGCTTCAGTGTATGTTGGAATTCATCCTTCCAAG GTGGTaattgttaaactgaagatggaTAAGGATC AAAAGATTTTGGAAAGACGGGCAAAAGGACGTCAATTCTCAGACAAGGGAAAACATACTGAAGAATCTGTTGCTATGGAAACTGCATGA